One window of Mastacembelus armatus chromosome 20, fMasArm1.2, whole genome shotgun sequence genomic DNA carries:
- the LOC113121855 gene encoding mucin-5AC-like isoform X2: protein MSASDAAELELRVVGGETGLRCRTAGRAARAEQDETLGRRFQQENHRGDEKPAGQDRYPSAIRQEGTHRALNPGTDRRQKDAHCGDPQVQIQKPTGPRFTSCLFLRFSSNPRLGKPELNPTTEPDSCSHSLTEPVRPGTEDSSPQVIRRTSRETSSTCSKSEKKKETGSTLCQELQTVSKSPSFSNDDLGPYECNGLHILSGSGSGSVQLNKDIKDHSNPENPKDPEKLSNLSRTMLSSSVVTALAPHWSGRRRNKRLEGTGFSDAQGNLEDVKSTAVNCAHESFQAQKPHREEKVLTQEQLMGSLIGCRRTAVGWSTNSGPASLGCESKRKMIQVVSLNVNPGVINASALPALSLNPKEESGHKAGVSPLSSKPTTSSVLLSLRRVNHSGRSSNAASTLSGSSALSNLPSERDEKSFTTHFSPPFLSNKEQERPKPLHISSSTFYRTPEPGPLQSSSSSPSNRDRNISGTCLFSFPATKKDGEDTLFTQQPQPISRTQSSLSLICSKPSLLSEGPSQSPNLLSENSGPSPRHPSVLLKTHSLPRRTTLTSTSWWKQVTQEDSDTATDKEEPNSPLILLCNDGTDFTSPSTTDHKKLSSQMSQTRENTNTTESVCQSDTHLGVNTQRETRSLEHRNDHKSDISVDQQHGYSLNSTEPQQPLSLASVSCSSNISRAQTLSHPKDLSKSDNHGSSETTNIPASPHNVCEAFSPAAAITHNSKALSSKTTPGFCPPSTSSIFSSHPGSSQANNTSPVNAFSPQTTKVTNSASATPLGFQRSQPSLPKPSHPKRLSSQIPTLRSFSKTKYSPVSAVSLPSSILNPPAAPGPSPLTPPVTPVITSSPINISSILTPPATPVNTSRSFLETSSSQGGSAESDPKKLRTEGNRVRRVKWDESVDLQHYEPVTLEKEDSSQVPVGHQTLSGSPRSIKAPAIFSFLRSSSPAPKSANTQVRKAEKYRSLSSDSAAVTSREQKRPKLSPRDIRVSDQGACDLIRPGQEGTQSLESGTVQYKSSGPLSLPPEFSAGSKFRYSTTPYSTLISSRSTQGESKSKVIRSPLFQPYLSSSNPPLVHVSPTQPSFPFQNTTAMKESSHNGAAETNEVTNNHSKILLVDNRVHISSETLQADKSHSSSSTCITETLIYSIKPKADPAATKSTTPTPAQHSPNTLASMETKLSKQSHTVHNKEAAHKPHSHSDQSCSGSSSTETQSQDGEDGSRRPKTSVLGRSRLFSTEASCVQSPKRSRFALKKSVSTTDSSLSRSDSEKSSKNNNKMDQVLNRLRQTFSNRWPDDDLPFPWKWKRTSQTPSVSGSSDVSDVTVDSTKTLEKPEEGRGVVLEDRGSEGPERLTQSRYTITPPSSAGRAVPRDELSVWPDESAPEEQNKTQVHLRVHSPTNQFFSSRDPNFGSSQNLSGCYPAKLRNSASSPRSPRSPFSPFSSISPPSQCPSPDVTDDSVFYSPKLRCRRESSSPCEPGERLRLRGSRSRASTGTHSADPEQDSASSYADLKYGIEPGRSFSVSSVLSSRPSGPGRISTGSRFMSVGDLSKSALTCGGTAKDLDQWSFVPVWSTEKDCQPTGDCSTSYSPSDPGKMRSRSLPRSLTKCLANWSSGVPASHSGTTTTSKPVCLFSPSMNSSHFAWDTDSPPTPPPTPPLSPVTRRMSKPASFSSPTFSGLSEASQPVDTQSSRGHLPSRGYVSSLSTFEESSDSSSDTTTDDEYYLETGEDEEKETEL from the exons ATGTCCGCGAGTGACGCAGCCGAGCTGGAGCTGCGAGTCGTAGGTGGAGAGACGGGACTGCGCTGCAGGACTGCAGGAAGAGCTGCGAG AGCAGAGCAGGATGAAACACTGGGACGACGTTTCCAGCAGGAGAATCATCGCGGTGATGAAAAGCCAGCAGGCCAGGACCGTTACCCATCAGCCATCAGGCAGGAGGGAACACACAGAG CACTAAACCCTGGGACAGACAGACGGCAGAAGGATGCTCACTGTGGGGATCCTCAGGTCCAGATCCAGAAGCCTACTGGACCCAGATTCACCTCATGCCTCTTCTTAAGATTTTCCTCAAATCCCAGGCTCGGAAAACCAGAACTAAACCCGACGACGGAACCAGACTCCTGTTCACACAG CTTGACTGAACCAGTGAGGCCTGGGACCGAGGACAGCAGCCCTCAG GTTATCAGACGAACGTCTAGAGAGACATCCAGCACCTGTTCAAaatcagagaagaagaaagaaacggGCAGCACACTTTGTCAAGAACTGCAGACTGTCAGTAAAAGTCCCAGTTTCTCCAATGATGATTTGGGACCATATGAGTGTAATGGCCTGCACATACtctctggttctggttctggatCAGTACAGCTAAACAAAGACATAAAGGACCATTCAAATCCTGAGAACCCAAAGGATCCTGAGAAACTGTCCAACTTGAGTCGAACCATGTTGTCTTCCTCTGTGGTAACAGCTCTTGCCCCACACTGGAGCGGGAGGCGCCGCAACAAACGACTGGAGGGAACTGGCTTTTCAGACGCTCAGGGGAACTTAGAGGATGTGAAAAGCACCGCGGTGAACTGTGCACATGAAAGCTTTCAGGCTCAAAAGCCACATCGTGAAGAGAAGGTGCTGACACAGGAGCAGCTGATGGGTTCTTTAATAGGCTGCAGGAGAACCGCAGTGGGCTGGTCGACTAACAGTGGACCTGCCAGCCTGGGCTGTGAATCTAAGAGGAAAATGATTCAGGTGGTTTCTTTGAATGTAAACCCTGGAGTGATAAATGCATCTGCACTTCCTGCACTCTCCCTTAACCCAAAGGAAGAAAGTGGCCACAAAGCAGGTGTCTCTCCTTTAAGCTCAAAGCCGACGACCAGCAGTGTACTTCTGTCCTTGAGGAGAGTCAACCACAGCGGCAGGAGCTCCAACGCTGCCTCCACCTTGTCTGGGTCTTCGGCTCTGAGCAACTTACCAAGTGAGCGAGATGAGAAATCCTTCACAACACACTTCTCTCCACCGTTTCTGAGTAATAAAGAGCAAGAGAGGCCAAAACCCCTGCACATCTCATCCTCCACTTTTTACAGGACACCTGAACCTGGGCCTCTCCAGTCCTCATCATCATCCCCCAGTAACAGAGACAGGAACATTTCTGGAACTTGCCTGTTTTCGTTTCCAGCCacaaagaaagatggagaagaCACACTCTTTACACAGCAGCCTCAACCAATAAGTCGGACCCAGTCCAGTCTCAGTCTCATCTGTTCCAAACCTTCATTACTGAGTGAAGGACCATCTCAGAGCCCAAACCTCCTCTCAGAGAACTCGGGGCCCTCACCCAGACATCCCTCTGTCCTTCTCAAAACCCACTCCCTTCCTAGAAGGACCACCTTGACATCCACTTCCTGGTGGAAACAAGTTACACAGGAAGACAGTGACACAGCCACCGACAAAGAAGAGCCAAACTCACCGTTAATCCTGCTCTGTAACGACGGCACTGACTTCACCTCTCCCAGTACGACTGACCACAAAAAGCTCAGTAGTCAAATGTCCCAAACCAGAGAAAACACCAACACAACAGAGTCCGTTTGCCAAAGTGACACGCACCTTGGTGTCAACACCCAGAGAGAGACTCGGAGCCTCGAACATAGAAATGACCACAAATCAGACATCTCTGTGGACCAGCAGCACGGCTACAGTTTAAACAGCACAGAACCACAACAGCCTCTTAGCCTGGCCAGTGTTTCCTGCAGCTCTAACATCAGCAGAGCACAAACACTGAGTCACCCTAAAGACCTCAGCAAGTCCGATAATCATGGCTCATCTGAAACCACCAACATCCCAGCGTCTCCTCATAATGTCTGTGAAGCATTTTCACCTGCCGCTGCCATCACTCACAACAGCAAAGCTCTTAGCTCTAAAACCACCCCTGGTTTCTGCCCCCCCTCAACAAGTTCCATCTTCAGTTCTCATCCAGGTTCTTCTCAGGCCAATAATACGTCACCAGTAAATGCCTTTTCTCCCCAAACAACCAAAGTCACCAACTCAGCCAGTGCCACACCTCTCGGCTTCCAAAGAAGCCAGCCCTCCCTTCCCAAACCGTCTCACCCTAAAAGACTTTCCAGCCAGATTCCCACCCTCAGATCCTTCTCTAAGACAAAGTACAGCCCTGTGTCTGCTGTATCCCTGCCCTCCTCCATCCTAAACCCTCCTGCAGCCCCAGGCCCATCCCCCCTTACTCCTCCAGTCACTCCTGTCATTACGTCATCTCCCATCAACATCTCCTCTATCCTAACACCCCCTGCGACCCCAGTCAATACCAGCCGCAGCTTCTTAGAAACCTCCAGCTCTCAGGGGGGTAGTGCCGAAAGTGACCCAAAGAAACtgaggacagagggaaacagagtgAGACGAGTGAAGTGGGATGAGTCTGTGGATCTGCAGCATTATGAGCCTGTCACTTTGGAGAAAGAAGATTCATCTCAAGTCCCTGTGGGTCATCAGACTCTCTCTGGGTCCCCGCGAAGCATTAAGGCCCCAGCCATCTTCTCATTTCTAAGATCAAGCTCTCCAGCCCCCAAAAGTGCCAACACCCAAGTGAGGAAGGCAGAGAAGTATCGGTCCTTATCGTCTGACTCTGCTGCTGTAACGTCCAGAGAGCAAAAACGACCTAAGCTCAGCCCCCGTGACATTAGGGTTTCTGATCAGGGAGCATGTGATTTAATTAGACCTGGTCAGGAGGGGACACAGTCCCTGGAGTCTGgcacagtacagtacaagtcTTCTggtcctctctccctccctcctgaATTTTCAGCTGGTTCAAAGTTTCGTTATAGCACTACACCTTATTCCACACTTATATCCAGCAGGTCAACACAGGgagaaagtaaaagtaaagtaatcAGGTCCCCCCTCTTCCAACCATATCTTTCCTCATCCAACCCTCCTCTGGTGCATGTCAGCCCCACCCAGCCCTCGTTCCCTTTCCAGAACACAACTGCCATGAAAGAGAGTTCACACAATGGGGCTGCAGAAACGAATGAAGTCACGAATAACCACAGCAAGATATTACTTGTTGACAACAGAGTTCATATCAGCTCAGAGACTCTGCAGGCTGATAAGTCACACAGCAGCTCCTCGACGTGTATAACCGAGACACTGATTTACAGCATTAAACCTAAAGCAGATCCAGCTGCCACAAAGAGCACCACACCTACGCCTGCACAACATAGTCCAAACACACTGGCTTCTATGGAGACCAAGTTAAGtaaacagtcacacacagtacacaacAAGGAAGCAGCACATAAACCGCACAGTCACTCAGATCAAAGCTGCAGCGGCAGCAGCTCGACAGAGACTCAGTCCCAGGATGGAGAAGACGGCAGCAGAAGACCGAAGACGAGCGTCCTGGGCAGGAGCAGACTGTTTTCCACAGAGGCTTCCTGTGTGCAAAGCCCCAAGAGGAGCCGATTTGCTCTGAAGAAGAGTGTCAGCACCACAGACTCCAGTCTATCGAGGTCAGACTCTGAGAAGAGCAGtaagaataacaacaaaatggaCCAGGTCCTCAACAGACTGAGGCAAACATTCAGCAATAGATGGCCCGATGATGATCTGCCGTTTCCATGGAAATGGAAACGCACATCCCAAACACCTTCAGTCAGTGGATcaagtgatgtcagtgatgtcactgtGGACAGCACCAAAACACTGGAGAAGCCAGAGGAAGGAAGGGGTGTGGTCCTGGAGGACCGGGGGTCAGAGGGTCCAGAGAGGCTGACACAAAGCAGATACACTATCACACCACCCTCATCTGCTGGGAGAGCCGTGCCAAGAGATGAGTTGTCTGTGTGGCCGGATGAATCGGCTCCagaagagcaaaataaaaccCAAGTCCACCTGAGAGTGCACAGCCCAACAAACCAGTTTTTCTCAAGTAGAGATCCCAACTTTGGGAGCAGCCAGAATCTGTCTGGTTGTTACCCTGCTAAGTTAAGAAATTCAGCATCCAGCCCCCGAAGCCCCAGAAGCCCCTTCTCCCCTTTCTCCTCTATTTCACCCCCGTCCCAGTGTCCTTCACCTGACGTAACAGACGACAGCGTCTTCTACAGCCCAAAGCTTCGGTGTCGCAGGGAGTCCTCCTCACCGTGTGAACCAGGAGAGAGACTCAGACTGAGGGGTTCAAGAAGCCGTGCTTCCACAGGTACTCACAGTGCAGATCCAGAACAGGACTCTGCGTCCTCCTATGCAGACTTGAAGTATGGCATTGAGCCTGGGAGGTCATTTTCTGTGAGTTCTGTCCTCTCCAGTCGACCCTCAGGGCCTGGACGCATTTCCACTGGATCCAGGTTCATGAGTGTGGGTGACCTCTCTAAGTCTGCCCTGACTTGTGGGGGTACTGCCAAAGACTTGGATCAGTGGTCTTTTGTACCTGTGTGGTCTACAGAAAAGGACTGCCAGCCCACTGGTGACTGTAGTACTTCATACTCCCCCAGTGACCCTGGTAAGATGAGATCGAGGTCTCTTCCTCGATCACTGACAAAGTGTTTGGCAAACTGGAGCTCTGGAGTCCCCGCTTCTCACTCCGGAACTACCACAACCTCAAAGCCAGTCTGCCTTTTTAGCCCTAGCATGAACAGCTCTCACTTTGCGTGGGACACAGACAGTCCTCCAACACCTCCTCCAACACCCCCCCTGTCTCCGGTGACCAGGCGCATGTCCAAACCTGCCAGCTTTTCCTCCCCTACCTTCTCCGGCTTGTCAGAAGCCTCACAGCCAGTGGACACCCAGTCCTCCAGGGGGCATTTGCCCTCCAGAGGTTACGTCTCCAGCCTGAGCACCTTCGAGGAGTCTTCAGACAGCAGCTCGGACACTACGACAGACGATGAATATTACTTAGAGACAGGCGAAGAtgaagagaaggagacagaatTGTGA
- the LOC113121855 gene encoding mucin-5AC-like isoform X1, with amino-acid sequence MLFLCSRGPDGGTFKLISVCEGDALRTVRVRGPGLFSVFGKRAEQDETLGRRFQQENHRGDEKPAGQDRYPSAIRQEGTHRALNPGTDRRQKDAHCGDPQVQIQKPTGPRFTSCLFLRFSSNPRLGKPELNPTTEPDSCSHSLTEPVRPGTEDSSPQVIRRTSRETSSTCSKSEKKKETGSTLCQELQTVSKSPSFSNDDLGPYECNGLHILSGSGSGSVQLNKDIKDHSNPENPKDPEKLSNLSRTMLSSSVVTALAPHWSGRRRNKRLEGTGFSDAQGNLEDVKSTAVNCAHESFQAQKPHREEKVLTQEQLMGSLIGCRRTAVGWSTNSGPASLGCESKRKMIQVVSLNVNPGVINASALPALSLNPKEESGHKAGVSPLSSKPTTSSVLLSLRRVNHSGRSSNAASTLSGSSALSNLPSERDEKSFTTHFSPPFLSNKEQERPKPLHISSSTFYRTPEPGPLQSSSSSPSNRDRNISGTCLFSFPATKKDGEDTLFTQQPQPISRTQSSLSLICSKPSLLSEGPSQSPNLLSENSGPSPRHPSVLLKTHSLPRRTTLTSTSWWKQVTQEDSDTATDKEEPNSPLILLCNDGTDFTSPSTTDHKKLSSQMSQTRENTNTTESVCQSDTHLGVNTQRETRSLEHRNDHKSDISVDQQHGYSLNSTEPQQPLSLASVSCSSNISRAQTLSHPKDLSKSDNHGSSETTNIPASPHNVCEAFSPAAAITHNSKALSSKTTPGFCPPSTSSIFSSHPGSSQANNTSPVNAFSPQTTKVTNSASATPLGFQRSQPSLPKPSHPKRLSSQIPTLRSFSKTKYSPVSAVSLPSSILNPPAAPGPSPLTPPVTPVITSSPINISSILTPPATPVNTSRSFLETSSSQGGSAESDPKKLRTEGNRVRRVKWDESVDLQHYEPVTLEKEDSSQVPVGHQTLSGSPRSIKAPAIFSFLRSSSPAPKSANTQVRKAEKYRSLSSDSAAVTSREQKRPKLSPRDIRVSDQGACDLIRPGQEGTQSLESGTVQYKSSGPLSLPPEFSAGSKFRYSTTPYSTLISSRSTQGESKSKVIRSPLFQPYLSSSNPPLVHVSPTQPSFPFQNTTAMKESSHNGAAETNEVTNNHSKILLVDNRVHISSETLQADKSHSSSSTCITETLIYSIKPKADPAATKSTTPTPAQHSPNTLASMETKLSKQSHTVHNKEAAHKPHSHSDQSCSGSSSTETQSQDGEDGSRRPKTSVLGRSRLFSTEASCVQSPKRSRFALKKSVSTTDSSLSRSDSEKSSKNNNKMDQVLNRLRQTFSNRWPDDDLPFPWKWKRTSQTPSVSGSSDVSDVTVDSTKTLEKPEEGRGVVLEDRGSEGPERLTQSRYTITPPSSAGRAVPRDELSVWPDESAPEEQNKTQVHLRVHSPTNQFFSSRDPNFGSSQNLSGCYPAKLRNSASSPRSPRSPFSPFSSISPPSQCPSPDVTDDSVFYSPKLRCRRESSSPCEPGERLRLRGSRSRASTGTHSADPEQDSASSYADLKYGIEPGRSFSVSSVLSSRPSGPGRISTGSRFMSVGDLSKSALTCGGTAKDLDQWSFVPVWSTEKDCQPTGDCSTSYSPSDPGKMRSRSLPRSLTKCLANWSSGVPASHSGTTTTSKPVCLFSPSMNSSHFAWDTDSPPTPPPTPPLSPVTRRMSKPASFSSPTFSGLSEASQPVDTQSSRGHLPSRGYVSSLSTFEESSDSSSDTTTDDEYYLETGEDEEKETEL; translated from the exons ATGCTGTTTCTCTGTTCCCGTGGACCCGACGGGGGAACCTTTAAACTCATCTCTGTGTGTGAGGGCGACGCGCTGAGGACAGTCCGGGTCAGGGGTCCTggtttgttcagtgtgtttggaAAGAG AGCAGAGCAGGATGAAACACTGGGACGACGTTTCCAGCAGGAGAATCATCGCGGTGATGAAAAGCCAGCAGGCCAGGACCGTTACCCATCAGCCATCAGGCAGGAGGGAACACACAGAG CACTAAACCCTGGGACAGACAGACGGCAGAAGGATGCTCACTGTGGGGATCCTCAGGTCCAGATCCAGAAGCCTACTGGACCCAGATTCACCTCATGCCTCTTCTTAAGATTTTCCTCAAATCCCAGGCTCGGAAAACCAGAACTAAACCCGACGACGGAACCAGACTCCTGTTCACACAG CTTGACTGAACCAGTGAGGCCTGGGACCGAGGACAGCAGCCCTCAG GTTATCAGACGAACGTCTAGAGAGACATCCAGCACCTGTTCAAaatcagagaagaagaaagaaacggGCAGCACACTTTGTCAAGAACTGCAGACTGTCAGTAAAAGTCCCAGTTTCTCCAATGATGATTTGGGACCATATGAGTGTAATGGCCTGCACATACtctctggttctggttctggatCAGTACAGCTAAACAAAGACATAAAGGACCATTCAAATCCTGAGAACCCAAAGGATCCTGAGAAACTGTCCAACTTGAGTCGAACCATGTTGTCTTCCTCTGTGGTAACAGCTCTTGCCCCACACTGGAGCGGGAGGCGCCGCAACAAACGACTGGAGGGAACTGGCTTTTCAGACGCTCAGGGGAACTTAGAGGATGTGAAAAGCACCGCGGTGAACTGTGCACATGAAAGCTTTCAGGCTCAAAAGCCACATCGTGAAGAGAAGGTGCTGACACAGGAGCAGCTGATGGGTTCTTTAATAGGCTGCAGGAGAACCGCAGTGGGCTGGTCGACTAACAGTGGACCTGCCAGCCTGGGCTGTGAATCTAAGAGGAAAATGATTCAGGTGGTTTCTTTGAATGTAAACCCTGGAGTGATAAATGCATCTGCACTTCCTGCACTCTCCCTTAACCCAAAGGAAGAAAGTGGCCACAAAGCAGGTGTCTCTCCTTTAAGCTCAAAGCCGACGACCAGCAGTGTACTTCTGTCCTTGAGGAGAGTCAACCACAGCGGCAGGAGCTCCAACGCTGCCTCCACCTTGTCTGGGTCTTCGGCTCTGAGCAACTTACCAAGTGAGCGAGATGAGAAATCCTTCACAACACACTTCTCTCCACCGTTTCTGAGTAATAAAGAGCAAGAGAGGCCAAAACCCCTGCACATCTCATCCTCCACTTTTTACAGGACACCTGAACCTGGGCCTCTCCAGTCCTCATCATCATCCCCCAGTAACAGAGACAGGAACATTTCTGGAACTTGCCTGTTTTCGTTTCCAGCCacaaagaaagatggagaagaCACACTCTTTACACAGCAGCCTCAACCAATAAGTCGGACCCAGTCCAGTCTCAGTCTCATCTGTTCCAAACCTTCATTACTGAGTGAAGGACCATCTCAGAGCCCAAACCTCCTCTCAGAGAACTCGGGGCCCTCACCCAGACATCCCTCTGTCCTTCTCAAAACCCACTCCCTTCCTAGAAGGACCACCTTGACATCCACTTCCTGGTGGAAACAAGTTACACAGGAAGACAGTGACACAGCCACCGACAAAGAAGAGCCAAACTCACCGTTAATCCTGCTCTGTAACGACGGCACTGACTTCACCTCTCCCAGTACGACTGACCACAAAAAGCTCAGTAGTCAAATGTCCCAAACCAGAGAAAACACCAACACAACAGAGTCCGTTTGCCAAAGTGACACGCACCTTGGTGTCAACACCCAGAGAGAGACTCGGAGCCTCGAACATAGAAATGACCACAAATCAGACATCTCTGTGGACCAGCAGCACGGCTACAGTTTAAACAGCACAGAACCACAACAGCCTCTTAGCCTGGCCAGTGTTTCCTGCAGCTCTAACATCAGCAGAGCACAAACACTGAGTCACCCTAAAGACCTCAGCAAGTCCGATAATCATGGCTCATCTGAAACCACCAACATCCCAGCGTCTCCTCATAATGTCTGTGAAGCATTTTCACCTGCCGCTGCCATCACTCACAACAGCAAAGCTCTTAGCTCTAAAACCACCCCTGGTTTCTGCCCCCCCTCAACAAGTTCCATCTTCAGTTCTCATCCAGGTTCTTCTCAGGCCAATAATACGTCACCAGTAAATGCCTTTTCTCCCCAAACAACCAAAGTCACCAACTCAGCCAGTGCCACACCTCTCGGCTTCCAAAGAAGCCAGCCCTCCCTTCCCAAACCGTCTCACCCTAAAAGACTTTCCAGCCAGATTCCCACCCTCAGATCCTTCTCTAAGACAAAGTACAGCCCTGTGTCTGCTGTATCCCTGCCCTCCTCCATCCTAAACCCTCCTGCAGCCCCAGGCCCATCCCCCCTTACTCCTCCAGTCACTCCTGTCATTACGTCATCTCCCATCAACATCTCCTCTATCCTAACACCCCCTGCGACCCCAGTCAATACCAGCCGCAGCTTCTTAGAAACCTCCAGCTCTCAGGGGGGTAGTGCCGAAAGTGACCCAAAGAAACtgaggacagagggaaacagagtgAGACGAGTGAAGTGGGATGAGTCTGTGGATCTGCAGCATTATGAGCCTGTCACTTTGGAGAAAGAAGATTCATCTCAAGTCCCTGTGGGTCATCAGACTCTCTCTGGGTCCCCGCGAAGCATTAAGGCCCCAGCCATCTTCTCATTTCTAAGATCAAGCTCTCCAGCCCCCAAAAGTGCCAACACCCAAGTGAGGAAGGCAGAGAAGTATCGGTCCTTATCGTCTGACTCTGCTGCTGTAACGTCCAGAGAGCAAAAACGACCTAAGCTCAGCCCCCGTGACATTAGGGTTTCTGATCAGGGAGCATGTGATTTAATTAGACCTGGTCAGGAGGGGACACAGTCCCTGGAGTCTGgcacagtacagtacaagtcTTCTggtcctctctccctccctcctgaATTTTCAGCTGGTTCAAAGTTTCGTTATAGCACTACACCTTATTCCACACTTATATCCAGCAGGTCAACACAGGgagaaagtaaaagtaaagtaatcAGGTCCCCCCTCTTCCAACCATATCTTTCCTCATCCAACCCTCCTCTGGTGCATGTCAGCCCCACCCAGCCCTCGTTCCCTTTCCAGAACACAACTGCCATGAAAGAGAGTTCACACAATGGGGCTGCAGAAACGAATGAAGTCACGAATAACCACAGCAAGATATTACTTGTTGACAACAGAGTTCATATCAGCTCAGAGACTCTGCAGGCTGATAAGTCACACAGCAGCTCCTCGACGTGTATAACCGAGACACTGATTTACAGCATTAAACCTAAAGCAGATCCAGCTGCCACAAAGAGCACCACACCTACGCCTGCACAACATAGTCCAAACACACTGGCTTCTATGGAGACCAAGTTAAGtaaacagtcacacacagtacacaacAAGGAAGCAGCACATAAACCGCACAGTCACTCAGATCAAAGCTGCAGCGGCAGCAGCTCGACAGAGACTCAGTCCCAGGATGGAGAAGACGGCAGCAGAAGACCGAAGACGAGCGTCCTGGGCAGGAGCAGACTGTTTTCCACAGAGGCTTCCTGTGTGCAAAGCCCCAAGAGGAGCCGATTTGCTCTGAAGAAGAGTGTCAGCACCACAGACTCCAGTCTATCGAGGTCAGACTCTGAGAAGAGCAGtaagaataacaacaaaatggaCCAGGTCCTCAACAGACTGAGGCAAACATTCAGCAATAGATGGCCCGATGATGATCTGCCGTTTCCATGGAAATGGAAACGCACATCCCAAACACCTTCAGTCAGTGGATcaagtgatgtcagtgatgtcactgtGGACAGCACCAAAACACTGGAGAAGCCAGAGGAAGGAAGGGGTGTGGTCCTGGAGGACCGGGGGTCAGAGGGTCCAGAGAGGCTGACACAAAGCAGATACACTATCACACCACCCTCATCTGCTGGGAGAGCCGTGCCAAGAGATGAGTTGTCTGTGTGGCCGGATGAATCGGCTCCagaagagcaaaataaaaccCAAGTCCACCTGAGAGTGCACAGCCCAACAAACCAGTTTTTCTCAAGTAGAGATCCCAACTTTGGGAGCAGCCAGAATCTGTCTGGTTGTTACCCTGCTAAGTTAAGAAATTCAGCATCCAGCCCCCGAAGCCCCAGAAGCCCCTTCTCCCCTTTCTCCTCTATTTCACCCCCGTCCCAGTGTCCTTCACCTGACGTAACAGACGACAGCGTCTTCTACAGCCCAAAGCTTCGGTGTCGCAGGGAGTCCTCCTCACCGTGTGAACCAGGAGAGAGACTCAGACTGAGGGGTTCAAGAAGCCGTGCTTCCACAGGTACTCACAGTGCAGATCCAGAACAGGACTCTGCGTCCTCCTATGCAGACTTGAAGTATGGCATTGAGCCTGGGAGGTCATTTTCTGTGAGTTCTGTCCTCTCCAGTCGACCCTCAGGGCCTGGACGCATTTCCACTGGATCCAGGTTCATGAGTGTGGGTGACCTCTCTAAGTCTGCCCTGACTTGTGGGGGTACTGCCAAAGACTTGGATCAGTGGTCTTTTGTACCTGTGTGGTCTACAGAAAAGGACTGCCAGCCCACTGGTGACTGTAGTACTTCATACTCCCCCAGTGACCCTGGTAAGATGAGATCGAGGTCTCTTCCTCGATCACTGACAAAGTGTTTGGCAAACTGGAGCTCTGGAGTCCCCGCTTCTCACTCCGGAACTACCACAACCTCAAAGCCAGTCTGCCTTTTTAGCCCTAGCATGAACAGCTCTCACTTTGCGTGGGACACAGACAGTCCTCCAACACCTCCTCCAACACCCCCCCTGTCTCCGGTGACCAGGCGCATGTCCAAACCTGCCAGCTTTTCCTCCCCTACCTTCTCCGGCTTGTCAGAAGCCTCACAGCCAGTGGACACCCAGTCCTCCAGGGGGCATTTGCCCTCCAGAGGTTACGTCTCCAGCCTGAGCACCTTCGAGGAGTCTTCAGACAGCAGCTCGGACACTACGACAGACGATGAATATTACTTAGAGACAGGCGAAGAtgaagagaaggagacagaatTGTGA